The Chitinophaga niabensis genome segment GTTTCAATGTATGGCAGAAAACCCTGTGACCATTGTAAATGATCCTTTGTATGCGCCTGTTATTCCTTTACTGCAAACATTGCCGGTGACCTGGGATGAAACGATCGTGTTGCCGGGGAGTGAGATCGGTTCTCTTGCGGCTTTTGCGAAAAGGAAGGGGAAGGTGTGGTATGTGGCTGTTATTAATGGGACTGCGCAGCCGAAGGAGCTTGTGTTGCGGTTTGATTTTTTGAAGCGGGGAAAGCAGTATAAGGCGCTTATAATTACAGACGGGGAGCATGGGTTTAAGCAGCAGGAAGAGGGAATTCATGGTACTAAAAAATACATATTGCCTGCAACCGGCGGGTTGGTATTGCAAATAAAAGAGAAAAGCTGAGGGTGGTTTTGCAGCAACCTTGCCGCGCAGCAGCAGGCGGAGGTTTTTAATTTTTGCGGAAGGGTGAAAGTTTTCTTTTTTTAGTTTTCCTGAATGGATTAAAAGAAGCTGCCTCATTGCAATTGTGAAACAGCTTCTTCTTTTTTTAATCTTTTAATCCGAGATACACTTGTACCGCAGCATAGTCTGACCAGTTTACCGGAGATGCTGATCTTGCTGTTACATCGCCGGGCACGATCATGTAACGGTATTGCTGATACTTCTTGCCATTGGCAGAAACGGTACCCACGTCCGCATTAGAATACAACTGGATCTTTTGCGTGTAAGCCATCACCGAGATGTAAAGACCCGAAATAGCGTTATAAGGCAACGGATAAATTTCAGGATCACTTGCATCGTTCGTGTTGACGTATACTTTTACATCTGCCTTACTCAACAGCGCCAGGGTAAGTTTAGGTGCATCAATAGTGGTATAGAAGCCCACCGTATCAATGGTACCGTTTGCAAGGTGGATCGTATCAGCCTTAAACGACACATCCAGCCACGCGGAATAGATCACAGAGCCTGATCCGGCATCACCTTTGGGGCCAACAGGGCCAGCAGGGCCTTCAGGACCGGCAGCGCCTTCCTTGCCGCAGGATATCATGAACATAACAAAAAAGAGACCTGACAACAGGGCTAATGGAGAAATAAAATGGTGTCTTTTCATATTTGATCTAGTGTTAGTGGTATGAATGGTTAAGGATTTCACACCTGATTCATATTTAGGGTTACCAAAGTACAAATTGATACTGGTAAAGAAAAGAGGCTGCCTCAATTACTTTTGACAGCCTCTTTAAGGTGGCATAACAGGTTATCTCGCAAAGCCCGGAGGGTAACTCTTTAAAAAAGCAATCCCCCGGGTTTTAAGCCGGGGGATGTTTTTCTCCATTTGCAATACAGCATCCGATTATCTGTTAGGTATAGTAGCGAGGATCGCGTTTAAAGCTGCACGGTCCAGGCCGTCATGATCAGAAATAGACCACACCAGGTCCTGTACATCTGAATTGACGTCTAAGTAGTCATTGTATACAGGGTATTCACTTTGTTCCAGTTTCTTGTTCTTCAGCAGGTTGATCAGCTCTCTCATCAATACACTGTTAGAAACAGGGCCTAAGGTGTAGATAGCGCTTTCCCGGCTCGCATGTTTGGTTGCATTGATACAATACGAATCGAGGCTTACACGGGTAAGTTTGTTCGCTTTCAGCGTAATACGCGTTTCCTGGATAACAATACCATGCTGGTATTCCTGGGCATTGGTGGCAAGGATGATAAGGCCGGCTGGTATAACGAGCGTGACGTCTTCCTGTTTACTGTTGAAGATAGCCACACAAACTTCTACGAGGCTACCACTACCTACCTGGTAAACAGTGTCACAGTCGTCACCTTTAATAGTTCCTACAACTGAGATACCTGTTGGCAGCACGAACTGTTCTCCATCAGGCGTTCCCGTGTTCTCTCCCATTCCCCGGATCTTACCGGGTTGTTCTGTGGGTTTATTATCGCCTCCCTTTTTCTTACAGGCGTTAAAAGTAAAGGCCATTAATAGGGCCGCCGTTAACAATACAAAGGATTGTTTCATTTTCATATAGTTTGGTTTCCGGAGGCAAAAATAATACCCTGTGTGTGATTATTTTGCAGCAGGTGCAAAAATACAGGGATACCGGGAAGGATGATCTACTGGTTTTTTGGTAGTTTTTCTGACAGAATGAAATAAGGCAGGTGAAGATCACCTGCCTTATTACCTAACGTTTGTTTAATACGGGAAACTGTGAGATCCTCAGGTTCGTGCAGCCATAGGGCACCAGGGTGATCTCTTCTTCTTCCTTCGCAGATTCAAACCGGTACGTCATGCTGTAGGGCAAGGGGCCTGCCATTTCGTTGTATAATTGCCAGGAGGGAATGCGCCTCGCTTTGGTTTTTATGCTGATGGGTGCATTCTCCAGGTTCCAGGGATATTTGTTCACCGCATTACTTTGCGATACTTTGTAATGGTCCTCCATTTTATCCCTGCCGGTTTGGATCAGGCCATAATTCCAGGGTGTGGTGGGGCGTACTTCGTAGAATTCTTCGCCACCATAGGAACCGGGAGGGTTAGGGTTTTTCACCATTTTCATTTCCTCTCCTATTTTTAATCCGTAAGTAAGCGGGCCGCGTTCTATGGAAACGGAATTCTCCTGCCAGGTGTTCCTGAAAATATGCATGGGTAAATGAAGTTCCACCACATCACCGGATTTCCATTCACGATCTATTTTTACGACCTGGTTTCCTTCTGATTGCTTCCAGGTTTGGCCGTTTATTTTAATAGTGGCGTTCTTACACCATGCAGGTACACGCAGGTGAAAAGGGAACTTTGACTTTTTTACGGCACTAAAGGTGAATTTGATATCCTCACTGAAAGGGTAATTCGTTTCCTCCTTAATGGTAACCTCTTTTGTTTTTACTTCACTGGGAGAATATACCAATGCAGCCAAACCGCCGTCTGCCGTGGCATACCAGAGGTTCTGCGTGAATTTCGGCCAGCCCTGGTGCATGTTGGCTGTGCAGCAGGGATAACCGGTGAGCAGGCCGTAACATACATCGGTACCATCATGATTGGTGTCAAAGTTGCGCATTTTGGTAGTTGCCATTACCTGGTTGGCCTGCTGGAAGTACTGGCGGTACATAAAATCATCTGTGGCCTGTGCAGGTAATGCATTGAAAGCGATCTTTTCCAGGTGATCTGCATAGCTTACCTGGCCCGTGATCTCCAGGATGCTTTCCAGGGAGAACATCATCTCTACTGCCGAACAAAATTCAGAACCCTGCGTGGGATTGTTGCCGTGGAGGGCTTCGTCTCCTCCGTATAATCCATGCGCCAGGCCATTGAATTTGCGGATGTCAGCAAAACCGGTTCTTACGGCGTCGAGGTATTTTTGCTCTTTGTGACGTTGATAGTAAATGATGGGCTCCTTGATGCCTTGTGCAAGATTTACACAGTGAATGCTTCCGTTAGTGGCCAGCATATTCCTTTCCAGGAATGCGGTGGTATAATCGAAGGTTTGTTTGTGAATGAGTTCACCGAGTTCTAACAGGAAAGGTTCCTTCGTGATATCGTAAAGCCAGTATACCACCATCAGGTTATCCCCGCCGCGGTATCTTGCCCAGAAGGTCCATTTATCGAGCGGATTGTTGGGGAGTTCTTTGAGTTGATAGCGGAAATAATTGGTCATTAGCTTAATAACTCTTTGATCCTGCGTGGCAGAATAGTATTGTTTGAGTACTTTCAGCATCACCATTTTTGGCCACCAGTCACGGCTGTTATCTCTTTGTACGCCAGGTTCGGGGCCGTAATCTTTTGAGGGGCCGAAATAGCCATCCGGCTGCTGGCTGTTGATGGTCCATTCTATCCATGGTTTGGTTTTGGCAATGAGTGCTTTATCATCCAAAATATAGGCAAGTGGCAATAGGCCGTCTATCCAGTAAGGGCCCCGCTCCCATTGGTCGCCATCACCTCCCAGCCATCCGTTGCGGTTGTTCATCACTAAGGGATAAAGTTTATCCAGGTTGCCGGTGGAGCCGGTTTTCTGGCGTACCAGCATTTCTTTGAGCCATCCATCGGCTTTGATGGCGCCGAGGGGGAGTTCTTTGTAAGGGTTCTGAGCGCTTGTTTGCAATGCGCACACGAGGAATAGTAGGAATAATGATCTCATGCGGGTTAAATTAATGCGATAAAAGATAAAGAGATAGTCAATTTGCATCATAATCTCATGTATTCGTATCAAATTATAGCTGCTTCATTTTTTCCGCATACCTTTTTCCGAATAAACGCTGCGAGGCAGCATCTATATGCAGGTTGTCCGCATTAGGCGTGAGCCCTTTCCCGGATACCACACCATAAAACTTTAATTTTTTGCCGGCCTCGTATAATTGGGTATTTATTGCTGCTGCGCGTTTATTGAATTCAGGGAGTTCGCCTGCAATGAATGGTAATTTAGGCAGGTTAAATTCTTTCCTGAACCTGATCACCAGGCTTTCCAGTTTGCCGGCATAGCGCGCTGCTTTTTCGGGTGCGGAATCTGATTCGCCCTGGTGCCATAAAATTCCCTTCAGGGTTCCTTCCTTCATGGCGAGTTTCGTTCTCATGATAGCATTATCCCAGGGGTAGGATTTGGTTTGTTCCCAGTATTGGTTATAGCGCCAGTGATCTATCCCGGAGCCACCGGCGGCACAGGGGATCAGGCCTATTACGATGTCCGGGTCCTGCTTCAGCATTTCGCGGGCAAAGCTTAATCCCGGGCCCACACCGGCGGCACTTTTATCGAAATGAACGGGGTCTTTGGCTATTACCCAGTTGCCTTCTTTGTTCAGGCTCAATATTCGCGGGTTTCCGATGGTGTCTTCCGGTTCCACGATACCTCTTCCTGCCATATTGGACTGGCCCGCCAGGAGGTATAGATGGAAGTTTTGCTTTTTGGTTTGGGCATGCAGTGCCGCTGTAGATAAGAGCGCTATGCAAAAAAGGATCATTTTCATGTATGCAAAGATATTTTTAATGGAATTTTAAGTTTTGCAAATAATTTTTTCTTTTTAAATTGTTCGCCGTTTAGGAAAGGTAAATAGCTATTATTTCATAAAAGAATATAATCATTATTTATTAATCTTATGTTAGCACGTAAAGTAAAGTACCAGCGGCCGATCAAGGCACTTTTTCTATTCTGCGTTTTATTCAGTTTTCAGGGGATGGCACAACAGACCAGCCCGCCATTCACAGCAAGGTTGATCAACCTTGAAGCAGCAGCCAACACCACGTTCACCTACAATGCCAGGCTTACCAATTCCGCCAAAGTTCCGCGGGTCTACCAGCTCTCAGCCAATGTACCTCCCGGGTGGAACATTGCCTACAAAACGGAAGGTTACCAGGTAACTTCCATCAACGTTGATTCGGGAAAAACGCAGGACATCAACATAGAGATCAATCCTGCTTTAGAAACCAAACCGGGTAAATACAACATCACAGTTACTGCATTAACGGGAGCAGATTCCCTCAAACTAAACCTGGAAGCGGTGGTGAAGGGTACTTATAACGTTACACTTTCCACGCCCTCCGGCAGGCTCAGCGATGATATCACAGAAGGCAGCCGCAGGGAAATACAGCTGGTGGTAAAGAACACAGGCAGCATAATGCTGGACAACCTGGAACTTTCCGCACAGGCCCCTCCCCAATGGGAAGCCAGCTTTTCGCCGGCTACCATTAAACAGCTGGAACCCAATAAGGAATCCACGGTTACCGTTACACTGAAAGTACCCAATAAAACTATCGCCGGTGATTACGTAACTACTTTCACCGTTAAGAATAACAACGCCACATCAAATGCCGCTTTCCGCATGACGGTTAAAACCTCTATCCTCACGGGATGGCTGGGCATACTGATCATACTCGTAGCGCTGGGCGCTGTTTATTACCTTATCCGTAAATATGGCAGGAGATAGTACGTTATGGAACAACCAATCATCGAGATCGTTGGGCTGACCAAATACTACGGCTCCCTGAAGGCCGTGGACAATCTGCATCTGTCTATCAACAAAGGTGAGATCTTTGGATTGCTGGGTCCTAACGGGGCCGGTAAATCCACTACCATACTCATGTTGCTTGGTTTAACAGAACCATCCTCCGGCATGGCGCAGATCTGCGGCATCAATGCCTCCCGTAATCCCATTCCTGTTAAACGCAAAGTGGGTTATATGCCGGATAACGTAGGCTTTTATAATGAACTCACTGCGCTGGAAAACCTTACCTATATAGGACGGCTGAACGGCATCCCGGCAGCAGAAGACCGGGCCCGTGAAATGCTTACGGAAGTTGGGCTGGAAGCTGCCATGCATAAGAAAACAGGTACCTTTTCCCGGGGCATGAAGCAACGGCTTGGGCTGGCAGATGTATTGATCAAACAACCGGAAGTGATCATCCTGGATGAACCTACGCTCGGGATTGACCCTACAGGAGTAAGGGATTTCCTGGCACTCATCCAGCAGCTGAGTGAGCAGCGCGGGCTTACCATCCTCCTCTCCTCTCATCACCTGCACCAGGTGCAACAGGTATGTAATCGTGTAGGCATCTTCGTGGGCGGGCAATTACTGGCAGAAGGGAATGTAAACAAGCTGGCGGCCGAACTGTTTAAAGCGGCTCCTTATGTAGTGCAGATAACCGGTTCCGGCAAAGTACCTGAAAGCGAAGTACTGCAAATGCCGGGAATTGAAAAGGTGACGGTAACAGATGCGGCAGTGGAGATCTCCGGACAGCAGGATATTACGCCGGACCTTGTGCGGCTCTTTGTGAGCAAGGGTTTTGATATCAGCAGCGTGCAGAAGAAAAGTTATGGCCTGGATGAGATCTATCAACAATATTTTGAAAATAATATAAAGGAAAACGTTTCTAATGAAAAGTCAAGCGGCCTTTTTCAACGGTCTTTTTTCGGCAGGTTCAAAAAGCGTTAGTCCCTCTCCGTTCTTTGTAATGGTGAGAAAGGAAGTGGCAGACCAGGTACGCAGCTGGCGGTTTATCATCCTGGCGGGATTGATACTGCTTACCTTCTTTGCGTCCATGTATGTGTCTATGATCAATATCAGCAAAGCCGTTTCAAACTATGACGATCCGGACAGGTTGTTCTTATACCTGAAACTGCTGACCACATCGGATGGAGCGCTGCCGCCTTTCCATGTATTCATTGGTTTCCTGGGGCCATTGCTGGGGATCAGTCTTGGTTTTGATGCTATTAATTCCGAACAGTCCAATGGTACGCTGATCAGGCTGATGGCGCAGCCTGTTTACAGGGATTCCGTGATCAATGCTAAATTTGTGGCATCGCTGATCGTGATCAGCACCCTTTTCCTTTCCCTCAACCTGCTAATGATCGGCGGCGGACTGTATATTACCGGTGTAAGCATAGAGCCATCTGAATGTATACGGATCCTTGGCTTTGTATTACTGAGCATTATTTACGTGGCATTCTGGCTGAACCTCTCCATACTTTTATCCGTTAAGTTCAAACAGGCGGCCACCTCAGCGCTTACGGCGATTGCTATCTGGCTGTTCTTTACGGTGTTCTACCAGATCATCCTGAATATTGCGATCAAGGCATTCCTGCCTGATCCCAATCAGCTCACGCAGGACCAGGTGATCTCTTATAACGGCATCATCTTAACCTTCCTGCGTTTGGTACCGAGCCAGTTGTATGCGGATGCTACCACTACCCTGCTGATGCCTTCCGTGCGCAGCCTGGGGCCATTGACCATGGAACAGATGGCGGGGGCTATTCCTTCTCCTTTATCAGTAAGGGAAAGCCTGCTGGTGGTATGGCCACAGGTGAGCGGGTTGATCGCAGCTACGGTGGTATGTTTCGCGCTTTCCTATTACCTCTTTATGCGGAGGGAGATAAGAACGTAAGCTGCTTAGCTGTTTTGTCGGAAATCACCCTTAAGTTGTCGTTATTGCACCGGGTCAAACCCCGAAATGTGTTCCATATTTGGGGTATGAAAATTCTATTCCTTTTAATTGCAATAATTATGACAGCATCTTCATCAAATGCCCAGATCAAACCTCTGGACAGCGGCTACGCAGCGGTTAATGGCATCAAAGTTTATTACGAAGTATATGGTGAGGGCCGGCCTATCGTTTTACTACATGGCGCTTATATGACCATTAGCAGCAATTGGGGTCAGTTGATCCCCGAGCTGTCTAAAACGAGAAAAGTGATCGCCATCGAATTACAGGGGCATGGGC includes the following:
- a CDS encoding ABC transporter ATP-binding protein: MEQPIIEIVGLTKYYGSLKAVDNLHLSINKGEIFGLLGPNGAGKSTTILMLLGLTEPSSGMAQICGINASRNPIPVKRKVGYMPDNVGFYNELTALENLTYIGRLNGIPAAEDRAREMLTEVGLEAAMHKKTGTFSRGMKQRLGLADVLIKQPEVIILDEPTLGIDPTGVRDFLALIQQLSEQRGLTILLSSHHLHQVQQVCNRVGIFVGGQLLAEGNVNKLAAELFKAAPYVVQITGSGKVPESEVLQMPGIEKVTVTDAAVEISGQQDITPDLVRLFVSKGFDISSVQKKSYGLDEIYQQYFENNIKENVSNEKSSGLFQRSFFGRFKKR
- a CDS encoding COG1470 family protein, whose protein sequence is MLARKVKYQRPIKALFLFCVLFSFQGMAQQTSPPFTARLINLEAAANTTFTYNARLTNSAKVPRVYQLSANVPPGWNIAYKTEGYQVTSINVDSGKTQDINIEINPALETKPGKYNITVTALTGADSLKLNLEAVVKGTYNVTLSTPSGRLSDDITEGSRREIQLVVKNTGSIMLDNLELSAQAPPQWEASFSPATIKQLEPNKESTVTVTLKVPNKTIAGDYVTTFTVKNNNATSNAAFRMTVKTSILTGWLGILIILVALGAVYYLIRKYGRR
- a CDS encoding sialate O-acetylesterase yields the protein MKMILFCIALLSTAALHAQTKKQNFHLYLLAGQSNMAGRGIVEPEDTIGNPRILSLNKEGNWVIAKDPVHFDKSAAGVGPGLSFAREMLKQDPDIVIGLIPCAAGGSGIDHWRYNQYWEQTKSYPWDNAIMRTKLAMKEGTLKGILWHQGESDSAPEKAARYAGKLESLVIRFRKEFNLPKLPFIAGELPEFNKRAAAINTQLYEAGKKLKFYGVVSGKGLTPNADNLHIDAASQRLFGKRYAEKMKQL
- a CDS encoding ABC transporter permease yields the protein MKSQAAFFNGLFSAGSKSVSPSPFFVMVRKEVADQVRSWRFIILAGLILLTFFASMYVSMINISKAVSNYDDPDRLFLYLKLLTTSDGALPPFHVFIGFLGPLLGISLGFDAINSEQSNGTLIRLMAQPVYRDSVINAKFVASLIVISTLFLSLNLLMIGGGLYITGVSIEPSECIRILGFVLLSIIYVAFWLNLSILLSVKFKQAATSALTAIAIWLFFTVFYQIILNIAIKAFLPDPNQLTQDQVISYNGIILTFLRLVPSQLYADATTTLLMPSVRSLGPLTMEQMAGAIPSPLSVRESLLVVWPQVSGLIAATVVCFALSYYLFMRREIRT
- a CDS encoding beta-L-arabinofuranosidase domain-containing protein, which gives rise to MRSLFLLFLVCALQTSAQNPYKELPLGAIKADGWLKEMLVRQKTGSTGNLDKLYPLVMNNRNGWLGGDGDQWERGPYWIDGLLPLAYILDDKALIAKTKPWIEWTINSQQPDGYFGPSKDYGPEPGVQRDNSRDWWPKMVMLKVLKQYYSATQDQRVIKLMTNYFRYQLKELPNNPLDKWTFWARYRGGDNLMVVYWLYDITKEPFLLELGELIHKQTFDYTTAFLERNMLATNGSIHCVNLAQGIKEPIIYYQRHKEQKYLDAVRTGFADIRKFNGLAHGLYGGDEALHGNNPTQGSEFCSAVEMMFSLESILEITGQVSYADHLEKIAFNALPAQATDDFMYRQYFQQANQVMATTKMRNFDTNHDGTDVCYGLLTGYPCCTANMHQGWPKFTQNLWYATADGGLAALVYSPSEVKTKEVTIKEETNYPFSEDIKFTFSAVKKSKFPFHLRVPAWCKNATIKINGQTWKQSEGNQVVKIDREWKSGDVVELHLPMHIFRNTWQENSVSIERGPLTYGLKIGEEMKMVKNPNPPGSYGGEEFYEVRPTTPWNYGLIQTGRDKMEDHYKVSQSNAVNKYPWNLENAPISIKTKARRIPSWQLYNEMAGPLPYSMTYRFESAKEEEEITLVPYGCTNLRISQFPVLNKR
- a CDS encoding collagen-like protein, which encodes MKRHHFISPLALLSGLFFVMFMISCGKEGAAGPEGPAGPVGPKGDAGSGSVIYSAWLDVSFKADTIHLANGTIDTVGFYTTIDAPKLTLALLSKADVKVYVNTNDASDPEIYPLPYNAISGLYISVMAYTQKIQLYSNADVGTVSANGKKYQQYRYMIVPGDVTARSASPVNWSDYAAVQVYLGLKD